Proteins encoded by one window of Panicum virgatum strain AP13 chromosome 7N, P.virgatum_v5, whole genome shotgun sequence:
- the LOC120681517 gene encoding putative 12-oxophytodienoate reductase 11 translates to MSNSGANAIPLLTPYKMGKFDLSHRVVLAPLTRQRSYGNVPQPHAILYYQQRTTKGGLLIAEATGVSDTAQGYKDTPGIWTNEQVEAWKPIVHGVHEKGGIFFCQIWHVGRVSNSTFQPNEQAPISSTDKPLKPQVRANGVDVATFTPPRRLETDEIPSIISDFRVAARNAIEAGFDGVEIHGAHGYLIDQFLKDQVNDRTDKYGGSLENRCRFALEVVQAVVDEIGADKVGIRLSPFASYAEAPDSNPEALGLYMANALNKFGILYCHVVEPRMVKLGEKIETPYSLRPMRDAFKGTFIVAGGYNREDGNNAISTKYADLVAYGRIFLSNPDLPRRFEIDAPLNKYNRDTFYIPDPVTGYTDYPFLPTDV, encoded by the exons ATGAGCAACAGCGGCGCCAACGCGATCCCCCTCCTCACCCCCTACAAGATGGGGAAATTTGATCTTTCCCACAG GGTGGTTCTCGCACCACTGACAAGGCAGCGGTCCTATGGCAATGTTCCTCAGCCTCATGCCATACTTTATTATCAACAGAGGACGACTAAAGGAGGCCTTTTGATTGCTGAGGCCACTGGAGTGTCAGACACTGCTCAAGG GTACAAAGATACTCCTGGCATTTGGACAAACGAGCAAGTGGAAGCATGGAAGCCAATCGTACATGGGGTTCATGAGAAAGGAGGGATATTTTTCTGTCAGATTTGGCACGTTGGAAGAGTATCTAATTCCA CTTTTCAACCTAATGAGCAGGCTCCAATTTCAAGCACTGATAAGCCACTAAAACCTCAAGTGAGAGCCAATGGTGTAGATGTGGCTACTTTCACACCTCCTAGACGATTAGAGACTGATGAAATCCCTTCTATCATAAGTGATTTCagggttgctgctagaaatgcAATTGAAGCTG GATTTGATGGTGTTGAAATCCATGGAGCTCACGGTTACTTGATCGATCAGTTTTTAAAGGACCAGGTCAATGATCGCACAGACAAATatggtggcagcttagagaacCGCTGCCGTTTTGCATTAGAAGTAGTTCAAGCTGTAGTTGATGAAATTGGAGCTGACAAGGTTGGGATAAGGCTGTCACCTTTTGCCAGTTACGCAGAAGCACCAGATTCAAACCCAGAAGCTCTAGGCTTATATATGGCAAATGCTCTGAATAAATTTGGAATCCTCTATTGCCACGTGGTGGAGCCACGGATGGTAAAACTTGGTGAAAAAATTGAAACACCCTACAGTCTTCGTCCAATGAGGGATGCTTTCAAAGGAACATTTATTGTTGCTGGAGGCTACAACAGGGAGGATGGAAATAATGCAATCTCCACCAAGTATGCTGATTTGGTTGCCTATGGGCGCATATTTTTGTCTAATCCTGACTTGCCTAGAAGGTTCGAAATAGATGCTCCTCTTAACAAGTACAACAGAGACACATTTTACATCCCTGATCCTGTTACTGGATATACTGACTACCCATTTCTTCCAACAGATGTGTAA